The genomic DNA tttttctgcaGCATAATATTGATTGTATTTCACACAAAAGGATAACCACATCTGTTTTGCAGAGATGAAGCCACAGAGTGCAGATCTGGAGAGGCTAATGGTTTACATCAGGACCATTAACATAATTGAGCTTGAGCTAAATTGAGTCACGGTCTTGGTGGCTTTTGACAATCAAATTAACCCTGGGTGAGGGGCAGTAGTTACCAGAGGAGGATAAAAAAAGGGGGCATccctttctaaaaatgttttctttgcagGCTGGCTCCACAGTGTGTGGTAAACCCCCATCGATCAGTGTTAGGAACAGGAAACTATGATGTTAATGTCATTATGGCGGCGCTACAGAGCAGGGAGCTGGCTGCAGTGTGGTGGGACAAACGCAGGTGAGTTCACGCTCAGGTCCCCGTGGATGCACAAACATGTAGTTTTTGGTTAAATACGCGCTTCTGTCATATTTTGGTGTGTTggaaaagcattcccagttgtcttttagttaggattattctgtttttagccccaaaaaatgttttctagagcaaaatttctgcagagtgtcagtacttcattagaaatttgcctctgagttgtgggtggggccaTTAGCatggagaaaccccgcccctttTCCCTTCCCAGCgtgttttctacgtcacaaataatttaattttcagacggcattttttcatctgctcttgattcacaatgatttaaataaatactgtaaaatgctatataaagttgaattttcttaataataaaatgacacaaaacatattaaaaacaccaaaaacgtaACTTTATTAGAGtagttttttaatcatttgaaatatttagattttaaaaatgtgttgctttCTTTAACGCCATTTTCTTCATTGTTTCACCCACAGGGCAGTTCAGAGCCTCTGCCCGTCGAAGGTGCAGGGCTTCATTCTCAACGTCCCATCTCGAGTATCTTTGGGAATCGTATCCCTCCCTCTCCGAAGGCGGCACTGGCTTGCGGTTCGGCAGGTTAATGGACAGTACTACAACCTGGACTCCAAGCTGAAAAGTCCGTTCTGCATCGGAGGAGAAGCAGAGCTACGGTGAGAACCCTAAAGCTCTGAGATGATTCAGGATTTGGCTTCGGGAATGTCGCGCTGAAGTACAGCGTGTCCTCTGAGGGAGATACGCTCCATAGGTGGAATCCACAAAGTAGGATTATAGATGTCACTACATACTTTATCTACTTTTCTCAGACCGATATGAACATTTAcgcacttttctctctttttaatcTCTCAAAGTTctaaacatcattaaaaaaataagttaaaaataagagaatgaaaacaaaattggaGACTTGTGTAACTCTAGCAAGCTGCACACATCTGTACAGAGATGCAGcacggaggagattgattgacaaggccaatagccaatcaggatgcagcaCATTAACCCTGAAAACACTGTAGCTCAAACCCCGGTTCTTACCTGTCGCTTGCTTCACTAACATTCATGATATTGTAACCTTCTCTCTTCCTCCCTCCTCTGTCTTTGCAGTGCATTTCTCAGCGAGCAGCTTTCTCAGGAGGTGGCAGAGATGCTCCTGGTTGTCCGGCGGGAGGTGGAGGACGACGGTTCTTGGCTAAACTCCAACTCCCCCAAGGAGTGATGCGTTTTGCCTCCCAAGATCCAATTAAAaggaccttttttattttatttgaacacCTTTTTGAAGGCGTCTTCAGGGAATGCACTAAAAACCACGAAACATCtacagacactttttttttttaaattccaaagagaagcagaagttgacttctgaaatgatgaaCTTTTGGATTGGAACAGCTTTTCTGGTGTGACACACATCGGTGTGTCGTCCATCTCTCTCCTGGTAGCTGACAGAATTGAATTTAATAACACTCAGGTTGTGATAAATGACTAAATCGTTTACAGTTCTTTACAGACTttgtatgaacaaaaaaaaaccctccctCTTATTTTATAGTATCTTTCATTCGTAGAGACATTCATGAAATAAGCTGAAGAGATTTTGCTTCTAAAGAAGTCGTTCTCTCAGACCTGCAGTGAGGGGAGGAGGATGAACTAGATTTTGCCATTTCTTGCCTGGTTCCTTTTAAACCATCTATGCACTACGGATGAGATTCATTTGTGATGTTGCTCACACATAACCTTTGCTGTGTGCGGATCCTTGgttgaagcattttattttagccTGAGCCTGCAGCATCCCAAAAGCAATTCGTTGTCATGGTTACTTCTCCCAGAGGCCCGACCTGCATCGTTGCAGCTTCACAGTGAGATCCGAGCTAGAATTTTAAAAGATGGTGTCATTAACGGAgacgtttttgttttaaacaaatccaATTGGATCAAATTAAAGGCCTCTGGAGATTTAATGCTGTTCTGTCCCAAtgcatttttactttgaaatgttaaatactgttttattttaaggattCATAATCTAAATTTTCCCTCTCACTTGTACCTTTAACGTGGCTGCACATGCTCAGTATTTCCTTCTCTTCCAAGTAACGGTCTGGATCATGATGTGCTGTGAATTGAGAACAGTTAGTGTTAGTAAAGCCAAATATTCCCTCATATAACCCTAAATATTCAACCTGTAATGTTGTTTAGACcttaaagcctcgtttccactgagcagtaatactggcgagcgtttccactcagttaagccttttcatggcgcatgcgtggtgtagactgctagtgTGTCATGTCATTGTAGATCAACAACTAGAAATgcaacaactagaaaagttgcatttcctgcaataatgctggtgCTGAATGTACAAACATgaatgtgctgaacgttttgatgtcTAACTTGCATAATATGGAGAAAGTCCACAACAAATTCGAA from Oryzias melastigma strain HK-1 linkage group LG16, ASM292280v2, whole genome shotgun sequence includes the following:
- the josd2 gene encoding josephin-2 translates to MSEAEVFHEKQRLELCAIHALNNVLQERVFTKETADDICKRLAPQCVVNPHRSVLGTGNYDVNVIMAALQSRELAAVWWDKRRAVQSLCPSKVQGFILNVPSRVSLGIVSLPLRRRHWLAVRQVNGQYYNLDSKLKSPFCIGGEAELRAFLSEQLSQEVAEMLLVVRREVEDDGSWLNSNSPKE